Proteins encoded within one genomic window of Candidatus Eisenbacteria bacterium:
- the ribF gene encoding riboflavin biosynthesis protein RibF: MSSSDRLWPGEYFATIGVFDGLHLGHQAILRSLLASARSAALPTVLYTFQPRPVTVFAPETPPDELTPLPRKLRLLAESGIDRLCVLHFSRSFAEMEAETFLTAVLGAGAGLKGIWIGYDFRFGRGRRGDWRMLQEMSGRFGYRAHRVDAIRSDGEPVSSTRIRRLLRQGDLESARRLLGRWPDLEGVVVRGRGQGRRVLVPTANLLLPAAQSLPALGVYVGEAEWDGKGRPAVLNLGRRPTLTDGSLVVPEVHVLDFDGDLLGRKLLFRMRGKLREERSFRSLNELRDQVGSDLAEARRMSMGWEEEQTGLVGRPPDC, from the coding sequence GTGTCCTCTAGCGATCGACTCTGGCCCGGCGAGTACTTCGCGACCATCGGCGTCTTCGACGGCCTGCATCTGGGACATCAGGCGATTCTCAGGTCGCTGCTCGCCTCCGCGCGCTCCGCCGCGCTCCCTACGGTCCTCTACACGTTCCAGCCCCGCCCAGTGACCGTCTTCGCTCCCGAGACCCCTCCGGACGAGCTGACGCCCCTGCCCCGGAAGCTCCGTCTGCTCGCGGAGTCGGGGATCGATCGTCTCTGCGTGCTGCACTTCTCGCGCTCCTTCGCCGAGATGGAAGCAGAGACTTTTCTCACGGCGGTGCTCGGGGCGGGAGCGGGGCTCAAGGGAATCTGGATCGGCTACGACTTCCGCTTCGGACGCGGGCGGCGCGGCGATTGGCGGATGCTGCAAGAGATGTCGGGCCGCTTCGGCTACCGAGCGCATCGAGTCGACGCGATCCGCTCGGATGGAGAACCGGTCAGCTCGACACGCATCAGGCGCCTTCTGCGGCAGGGCGATCTGGAGTCCGCGCGAAGGCTCCTCGGCCGATGGCCCGACCTGGAGGGAGTGGTCGTCCGGGGGCGTGGACAGGGGCGGCGCGTCCTCGTTCCTACTGCCAACCTTCTCCTCCCCGCAGCGCAGAGCCTGCCGGCGCTGGGCGTCTACGTTGGGGAAGCGGAGTGGGATGGCAAGGGCCGTCCCGCGGTGCTGAACCTGGGCCGAAGACCTACGCTGACTGACGGCTCCCTTGTCGTCCCGGAGGTCCACGTCCTCGATTTCGATGGGGATCTTCTTGGCAGGAAGCTCCTCTTCCGGATGCGTGGAAAGCTGAGAGAAGAGCGTAGTTTCAGATCATTGAATGAGTTACGCGATCAGGTTGGGTCGGATTTGGCGGAGGCCCGCAGGATGTCGATGGGCTGGGAAGAAGAACAAACGGGCCTTGTC
- a CDS encoding DUF503 domain-containing protein — translation MPVRSRAVSSAESSSKGTTTSWRGISSRPSPSRRSPASSSSRARLRRGQALEESRFFYGVARLELHIPLSRSLKDRRAVLSSLKGRIVERSRVAVIDCGSQDFWQRGALGLCLVAREESQVRALLSSILRLAEDDDRVVVLSYDTRIGSLDDAPGEGES, via the coding sequence ATGCCCGTGAGGTCCAGAGCGGTTTCGAGTGCGGAATCCAGCTCGAAGGGCACGACGACATCGTGGAGGGGGATCTCATCGAGGCCTTCACCATCGAGGAGGTCGCCCGCAAGCTCGAGTAGCCGGGCGCGGCTCCGGCGCGGGCAAGCCTTGGAAGAGAGCAGGTTCTTCTATGGGGTGGCGAGGCTCGAGCTCCACATACCACTGAGCCGCTCCCTGAAAGACAGGCGTGCCGTCCTGAGCAGCCTCAAGGGACGCATCGTGGAGCGCTCGCGCGTGGCTGTGATCGACTGCGGGTCCCAGGACTTCTGGCAGAGGGGCGCGCTCGGTCTCTGCCTCGTCGCGAGGGAGGAGTCGCAGGTCCGGGCGCTTCTGTCCTCGATCCTCCGCCTGGCGGAAGACGACGACCGGGTAGTCGTCCTCTCCTACGACACCCGGATCGGCAGCCTGGACGACGCACCGGGGGAGGGCGAGTCATGA
- the infB gene encoding translation initiation factor IF-2: MKVRIYQLARDLRISSDALVNMITALGVEVKSHMSAVEDDVVVQIRAKIAQEREVTRREDERKAQIQEIHKQKEEAERRKPTAAAPVVPPEPIMQPAPPPRPIAPVPGVAPAATRAPQAPAPAPSTWRPQLPAAAGRRDGRKRKKGRTLVDEKLVRESVRKTLATLDVGRRKRRRRRGEQGQETVGEAAPVKVTEYMTVSEFASVLEVNPTEVVATCLQLGIIANVNRRLDRDEMMAIADEYECELEFVSEYGEKALEEATAATEGTFESAHRSPVVTVMGHVDHGKTSLLDYIRKTKVVAGESGGITQHIGAYNVVVPHGRLSFLDTPGHEAFTAMRARGAQVTDIVVLVVAGEDRVMPQTHEAINHARAAGVPIIVAVTKIDLPGANPERIKAELAETGVLVEQYGGKTVCVEVSSKSGQGIDHLLEMILLQAEMLELKAEPDRPAKGAVIESKLDPGKGVLATVLVQNGTLRVGDPFVCGMQHGKVRVMVDDTGARVTEAGPSTPVEVWGWSGLPQAGDSFHVTPSEQEARDIGSKRAAIHREHELRLSRRRTLLDISRRIKEGEVLGLNLVIKGDVAGSVEVLRDSLEKLSTPEVQVRVIHQGVGAITEGDVLLAAASEAIIIGFHVKPDAKAQAIVQSESVDVRLHTVIYDVVDEVRAAMSGLLAPDLVERPQGTAEVRKIFRVSRVGVIAGCMIVDGTVHRVDSVRLVREGQKVWQGKIASLKRVKDDAREVQSGFECGIQLEGHDDIVEGDLIEAFTIEEVARKLE, from the coding sequence ATGAAGGTTCGGATCTACCAGCTTGCCAGGGATCTCAGGATATCCAGCGATGCCCTGGTCAACATGATCACCGCCCTGGGCGTCGAGGTGAAGAGCCACATGAGCGCCGTGGAGGACGACGTGGTCGTCCAGATCCGCGCCAAGATCGCTCAGGAGCGGGAGGTCACGCGTCGCGAGGACGAGCGGAAGGCCCAGATCCAGGAGATCCACAAGCAGAAGGAGGAGGCGGAGCGGCGCAAGCCTACGGCCGCCGCGCCCGTCGTTCCTCCGGAACCGATCATGCAGCCCGCGCCCCCGCCGCGTCCGATCGCCCCCGTCCCGGGCGTTGCCCCCGCGGCGACCCGCGCGCCCCAGGCGCCCGCCCCGGCCCCCTCCACGTGGCGACCCCAGCTCCCGGCGGCCGCCGGAAGGCGGGACGGCCGTAAGCGGAAGAAGGGCCGGACGCTCGTCGACGAGAAGCTCGTTCGCGAGAGCGTGCGCAAGACGCTCGCGACCCTGGACGTCGGGCGCCGCAAGCGAAGACGGCGCCGGGGCGAGCAGGGGCAGGAGACGGTGGGCGAGGCGGCACCGGTGAAGGTGACCGAGTACATGACCGTCTCCGAGTTCGCCTCCGTCCTCGAGGTGAATCCGACCGAGGTCGTGGCGACCTGCCTTCAGCTCGGGATCATCGCCAACGTCAACCGCCGGCTCGACCGGGACGAGATGATGGCGATCGCGGATGAATACGAGTGCGAGCTCGAGTTCGTGAGCGAGTACGGAGAAAAGGCGCTCGAGGAGGCGACCGCCGCGACCGAGGGGACCTTCGAGTCGGCGCACAGGTCTCCGGTCGTCACGGTCATGGGCCACGTCGATCACGGGAAGACGAGCCTCCTCGACTACATCCGGAAGACGAAGGTCGTCGCGGGAGAATCGGGCGGGATCACCCAGCACATCGGGGCCTACAATGTCGTGGTCCCGCACGGGAGGCTGAGCTTCCTCGACACCCCCGGACACGAGGCGTTCACGGCGATGCGCGCCCGCGGCGCCCAGGTGACAGACATCGTGGTCCTGGTCGTCGCCGGTGAAGACCGCGTGATGCCGCAGACCCACGAGGCGATCAACCACGCCCGGGCCGCCGGAGTGCCGATCATCGTCGCCGTCACGAAGATCGACCTCCCGGGGGCAAACCCGGAGCGGATCAAGGCCGAGCTTGCGGAAACGGGCGTCCTCGTCGAGCAGTACGGCGGCAAGACCGTATGCGTCGAGGTCTCCTCCAAGTCCGGTCAGGGGATCGACCATCTGCTCGAGATGATCCTCCTGCAGGCCGAGATGCTGGAGCTCAAGGCGGAGCCGGACAGGCCGGCCAAGGGCGCCGTCATCGAATCGAAGCTCGATCCGGGCAAGGGGGTCCTCGCAACCGTGCTCGTCCAGAACGGGACGCTGCGCGTCGGGGATCCGTTCGTCTGCGGCATGCAGCACGGCAAGGTGCGCGTCATGGTGGACGACACCGGGGCGCGCGTGACCGAGGCCGGCCCCTCCACTCCCGTGGAGGTCTGGGGATGGTCGGGGCTCCCGCAGGCGGGCGACTCGTTCCACGTCACCCCGTCGGAGCAGGAGGCGCGCGACATCGGCAGCAAGCGAGCGGCGATTCATCGGGAGCACGAGCTCCGCCTGAGCAGGCGACGCACGCTCCTGGACATCAGCCGCAGGATCAAGGAGGGGGAGGTCCTCGGGCTGAACCTGGTGATCAAGGGAGATGTCGCCGGCTCGGTGGAGGTCCTCCGCGACAGCCTCGAGAAGCTCTCGACGCCGGAGGTGCAAGTCCGCGTCATCCACCAAGGGGTGGGCGCGATCACCGAGGGGGATGTCCTTCTTGCGGCCGCCTCGGAGGCGATCATCATCGGCTTCCATGTGAAGCCGGACGCGAAGGCGCAGGCGATCGTCCAGTCGGAGAGCGTCGACGTGCGGTTGCACACCGTCATCTACGACGTCGTCGACGAGGTCCGGGCCGCGATGAGCGGCTTGCTGGCGCCGGATCTGGTCGAGAGACCGCAGGGGACCGCGGAGGTGCGCAAGATCTTCCGCGTCTCGCGCGTCGGGGTCATCGCGGGCTGCATGATCGTCGATGGAACCGTTCACAGGGTCGACTCGGTCCGGCTCGTCCGCGAGGGCCAGAAGGTCTGGCAGGGGAAGATCGCCTCGCTGAAGCGGGTCAAGGACGATGCCCGTGAGGTCCAGAGCGGTTTCGAGTGCGGAATCCAGCTCGAAGGGCACGACGACATCGTGGAGGGGGATCTCATCGAGGCCTTCACCATCGAGGAGGTCGCCCGCAAGCTCGAGTAG
- the rbfA gene encoding 30S ribosome-binding factor RbfA yields MTQIRVARLREEILQQVSDILQNHLSDPRLSWVSVARVDLSPDLRHAKIYISVLGSDEAQQESLRVLSRAAGAVRSELARRLRLRRIPEILFRADHSIQYSVRVLALLRELGFAGDEPPPSAEDEP; encoded by the coding sequence ATGACCCAGATACGGGTGGCGCGCCTGCGGGAGGAGATCCTCCAGCAGGTCAGCGACATTCTGCAGAATCACCTGAGCGATCCGCGCCTATCCTGGGTGAGCGTCGCCCGTGTCGACCTCAGTCCCGACCTGCGCCACGCGAAGATCTACATCTCCGTGCTGGGCAGCGACGAGGCGCAACAGGAGAGTCTGCGGGTTCTCTCGAGGGCGGCGGGAGCTGTCCGGAGCGAGCTGGCCCGGAGGCTGAGGCTCCGGCGGATCCCGGAGATCCTCTTTCGGGCGGATCACTCGATCCAGTACAGCGTGAGGGTGCTCGCCCTGCTGCGCGAGCTCGGCTTCGCCGGAGACGAGCCGCCTCCCTCGGCGGAGGATGAACCCTGA
- the truB gene encoding tRNA pseudouridine(55) synthase TruB: MNGFVVPILKEAEWTSHDAVQRLRSVLGVQEIGHAGSLDPFATGVLVCGVGRGTKIIALLMDLPKEYAGTIRLGRITDTGDRTGAILEERGVGEIGIERAREAAGELTGVLEQVPPMVSAIKQRGTRLYDLARRGIEVERKPRRVEVHSFDVLSIAGDLVEFRIRCGRGTYVRALARDFGERLGPGACVEELRRTAIGTFTENDAVALTGSMEDQRARALAAAIPLARALAHMPSLRLRPEWVRKVRQGGQPPWRGVEATELPAGERVCLIGTEGDLIAIASVSAVPGLADRSWRDSWELKLARVL, from the coding sequence CTGAACGGCTTCGTCGTCCCGATCCTCAAGGAAGCCGAGTGGACCAGCCACGACGCAGTCCAGAGACTGCGCTCCGTGCTCGGCGTGCAGGAGATCGGGCACGCGGGGAGCCTCGACCCCTTCGCGACGGGCGTCCTGGTCTGCGGTGTCGGGAGGGGAACGAAGATCATCGCACTTCTCATGGACCTTCCCAAGGAGTACGCCGGCACGATCAGGCTCGGAAGGATCACCGACACCGGCGACCGAACCGGCGCGATCCTCGAGGAGCGGGGCGTGGGAGAGATCGGCATCGAGCGTGCCCGCGAGGCGGCGGGGGAGTTGACGGGAGTCCTGGAGCAGGTCCCTCCGATGGTGTCGGCGATCAAGCAGCGTGGGACCCGGCTCTATGACCTCGCGCGCCGGGGGATCGAGGTGGAGCGCAAGCCGCGGAGGGTGGAGGTTCACTCCTTCGATGTCCTCTCGATCGCGGGCGATCTCGTCGAGTTCCGGATCCGCTGCGGCCGCGGCACCTATGTCCGGGCCCTCGCGCGGGACTTCGGAGAACGCCTCGGGCCCGGGGCCTGCGTCGAGGAGCTTAGGCGCACGGCCATCGGGACCTTCACGGAGAACGATGCCGTGGCCCTGACCGGCTCCATGGAGGATCAGCGCGCCCGCGCGCTCGCGGCGGCGATTCCGCTGGCGCGCGCTCTCGCCCATATGCCTTCGCTGAGGCTGCGCCCCGAATGGGTGCGGAAGGTCCGCCAGGGAGGCCAGCCGCCCTGGCGGGGTGTGGAGGCGACGGAGTTGCCTGCCGGGGAGCGGGTCTGCCTCATCGGGACGGAGGGGGATCTCATCGCCATCGCGTCGGTCTCGGCCGTGCCCGGGCTCGCCGATCGATCGTGGCGGGACTCGTGGGAGCTGAAGCTAGCCCGTGTCCTCTAG